A region of Arabidopsis thaliana chromosome 5, partial sequence DNA encodes the following proteins:
- a CDS encoding Ran BP2/NZF zinc finger-like superfamily protein has product MNRPGDWNCRLCSHLNFQRRDSCQRCREPRPGGISTDLLSGFGGRPVSSSFGFNTGPDVRPGDWYCNLGDCGTHNFANRSSCFKCGAAKDEFSCSSAAATTGFMDMNVGPRRGLFGFGGSSSGGGGTGRSPWKSGDWICPRSGCNEHNFASRSECFRCNAPKELATEPPY; this is encoded by the exons atgaatagGCCGGGAGATTGGAACTGCAGATTGTGTAGCCACCTCAACTTCCAGAGGAGGGATTCATGCCAACGTTGTAGAGAGCCTAGACCGGGCGGGATCAGTACCGATTTACTCAGCGGTTTTGGTGGCCGTCCGGTTAGTAGCTCCTTCGGTTTCAACACCGGGCCCGATGTGCGACCCGGGGATTGGTATTGCAACCTTGGGGATTGTGGGACACATAATTTTGCCAATAGGTCCAGTTGTTTCAAGTGTGGTGCCGCAAAAGATGAGTTTTCATGCTCAAGTGCTGCTGCAACAACCGGGTTTATGGACATGAATGTTGGTCCGAGACGTGgcctttttggttttggcggCAGCagtagtggtggtggtggtacgGGCCGTTCTCCTTGGAAATCTGGAGATTGGATTTGCCCAAg GTCAGGCTGTAACGAACATAACTTCGCAAGCAGGTCAGAGTGTTTCAGGTGTAACGCACCAAAGGAACTTGCCACCGAACCACCCTATTAG
- a CDS encoding exosome complex exonuclease (unknown protein; Has 1807 Blast hits to 1807 proteins in 277 species: Archae - 0; Bacteria - 0; Metazoa - 736; Fungi - 347; Plants - 385; Viruses - 0; Other Eukaryotes - 339 (source: NCBI BLink).) produces MWVNGYHQIRIHLNSELSFKANPSRFFRSFQVLYHPSVDSYEDVLPHEWYETKLPVLKKLNRALRDVDLVDGKLEDINGVIVYDDGITKKMQAFKSLARIFIGSPSIQQKLREEGRFKFPFFGSESEREPLVVNSLTKVCNFLNVSAQQRKLVRSTVCSQVTQYRIWRGTLEDILNGLKEEVDWLVEHREMSQGRVLAQQVILSCLRFLSESSVSFEVEKSTSWMRPVPARYAKANASAKWEDVLDMVNDLRRYLEHDEEITVLYHLDKLVSMKEGLLQIKDVFLDNTIGFREVRHQEHLVYRKLSKLLGSPSPCLFALVMYFLYGRVRDIEVDLCGGFYKEKSEFLCLSMGRILTSTDEKMLERGMKQLDRALGLFEFVWETAGMKETLNLQGHLWCLGAEERSITYRGKTFFVHDLSL; encoded by the coding sequence ATGTGGGTTAATGGGTATCATCAAATAAGAATACATCTAAACTCTGAACTCAGTTTCAAGGCAAATCCAAGTCGCTTCTTCCGTTCATTCCAGGTTTTGTATCATCCTTCAGTTGATTCATATGAAGATGTATTGCCTCATGAATGGTACGAAACGAAACTCCCAGTTCTGAAGAAACTAAACCGTGCGTTGAGAGATGTTGATTTAGTCGACGGAAAGCTAGAGGACATCAATGGTGTCATCGTTTATGATGATGGTATCACAAAGAAAATGCAAGCATTTAAATCTCTAGCTAGAATCTTTATTGGGTCTCCTTCAATTCAGCAGAAGCTTAGAGAAGAGGGACGGTTCAAGTTCCCATTTTTTGGGagtgaaagtgaaagagaGCCATTGGTGGTGAATTCATTGACTAAAGTTTGCAACTTTCTCAACGTCTCGGCGCAACAGAGGAAGCTAGTGAGGAGCACTGTGTGTTCACAGGTAACGCAGTATCGTATATGGAGAGGTACTCTTGAAGATATATTGAATGGTcttaaagaagaagttgattGGTTAGTTGAACATAGAGAGATGAGTCAAGGTAGAGTATTGGCTCAGCAAGTGATATTGTCTTGCCTCAGATTCTTATCTGAATCATCAGTTTCATTTGAAGTCGAGAAATCAACTTCTTGGATGCGGCCTGTGCCAGCTAGATATGCGAAAGCTAATGCTTCTGCGAAATGGGAAGATGTACTTGATATGGTGAATGATCTGAGAAGGTATCTTGAACATGATGAAGAAATCACAGTACTTTACCATCTGGATAAGCTTGTATCGATGAAAGAAGGGCTTTTGCAGATCAAAGATGTGTTTTTAGACAACACTATTGGATTCAGAGAGGTTAGACATCAAGAGCACCTTGTGTACAGAAAGCTCTCAAAGCTGTTGGGCAGTCCATCACCGTGTTTGTTTGCTCTCGTCATGTATTTCCTCTATGGCCGTGTGCGTGACATCGAAGTTGATCTCTGTGGAGGGTTTTACAAGGAGAAGAGCGAGTTCTTGTGCTTAAGTATGGGGAGGATCTTGACTTCAACGGATGAGAAAATGTTGGAGAGAGGGATGAAGCAGTTAGATAGGGCATTGGGTCTCTTTGAGTTTGTGTGGGAAACAGCAGGAATGAAAGAGACTCTTAACCTACAAGGCCATTTGTGGTGCCTTGGAGCTGAAGAAAGATCCATCACATATCGTGGGAAGACGTTCTTCGTGCATGACCTTAGTCTCTGA
- a CDS encoding Protein phosphatase 2A regulatory B subunit family protein (Protein phosphatase 2A regulatory B subunit family protein; FUNCTIONS IN: protein phosphatase type 2A regulator activity; INVOLVED IN: signal transduction; LOCATED IN: chloroplast, protein phosphatase type 2A complex; EXPRESSED IN: 24 plant structures; EXPRESSED DURING: 15 growth stages; CONTAINS InterPro DOMAIN/s: Protein phosphatase 2A, regulatory B subunit, B56 (InterPro:IPR002554); BEST Arabidopsis thaliana protein match is: Protein phosphatase 2A regulatory B subunit family protein (TAIR:AT4G15415.1); Has 1807 Blast hits to 1807 proteins in 277 species: Archae - 0; Bacteria - 0; Metazoa - 736; Fungi - 347; Plants - 385; Viruses - 0; Other Eukaryotes - 339 (source: NCBI BLink).) produces MFKQFLSKLPRKSSKSDSGELNRSSSGPVSSPVQRSGTSGGGSGPVRSNSGKRMSSAVFPASVVAGIEPLVPFKDVPSSEKLNLFVSKVSLCCVTFDFSDPGKNSIEKDVKRQTLLELLDFVASGSVKFTEPAILAMCRMCAVNLFRVFPPNYRSSSGGENDDDEPMFDPAWPHLQIVYDLLLKFITSPCLDAKVAKKYLDHAFIVRLLDLFDSEDPRERECLKTILHRVYGKFMVHRPFVRKSMSNIFYRFVFETEKHSGIAELLEIFGSIVSGFALPLKEEHKIFLWRVLIPLHKPKSVGNYFQQLSYCITQFIDKEPKLGSVVIKGLLKFWPITNSQKEVMFLGEVEEIVEAMSVMEFQKIMVPLFLRIACCVTSSHFQVSERALFLWNNDQIVNLIGHNRQAILPIMFTALEKNAQNHWNQSVLNLTLNVRKMFCEMDEALFMSCHARFKEDEAKQCSAAEKRKEVWARLENAASMKPITGKTAVLVTPRATSIAC; encoded by the exons ATGTTTAAGCAGTTTCTGAGTAAACTTCCGAGGAAGTCTTCAAAATCTGATTCAGGAGAGCTGAATCGTTCGAGTTCGGGTCCGGTATCGTCTCCGGTTCAGAGATCCGGTACTAGTGGTGGTGGTTCGGGTCCGGTTCGATCTAACTCAGGGAAGCGTATGTCATCTGCTGTGTTCCCAGCTAGTGTTGTTGCTGGTATTGAGCCTTTGGTACCGTTTAAGGATGTACCAAGCTCTGAGAAGTTGAATCTCTTTGTGAGTAAAGTTAGTCTCTGTTGTGTGACATTTGATTTCTCTGACCCTGGTAAAAACTCTATAGAGAAAGATGTTAAAAGGCAGACATTGTTGGagcttttggattttgtaGCTTCAGGGTCTGTTAAGTTCACTGAGCCAGCTATTCTTGCAATGTGTAGAATGTGTGCTGTTAATCTCTTTAGGGTCTTTCCTCCGAATTATCGGTCTAGTTCTGGTGGCgaaaacgatgatgatgaaccgATGTTTGACCCTGCTTGGCCTCATTTGCAGATTGTGTATGATTTGTTGCTTAAGTTTATCACTTCTCCGTGTCTTGATGCTAAAGTGGCAAAAAAGTATTTAGATCATGCTTTCATTGTGAGGTTGCTTGACTTGTTTGATTCGGAGGATCCTAGAGAACGGGAGTGTTTGAAGACGATTCTGCATCGGGTATATGGGAAGTTCATGGTTCATAGGCCATTTGTACGCAAGTCCATGAGCAATATATTCTACCGGTTTGTGTTTGAGACAGAGAAGCATAGCGGAATCGCTGAGCTTTTGGAGATTTTCGGGAGTATAGTGAGTGGATTTGCGTTGCCTTTGAAAGAAGAGCATAAGATCTTCTTGTGGAGAGTGTTGATTCCATTGCACAAGCCTAAATCTGTTGGAAACTACTTTCAGCAGCTTTCTTATTGTATCACTCAGTTCATAGATAAAGAGCCGAAACTAGGCAGTGTTGTGATAAAGGGTTTGTTGAAGTTCTGGCCTATCACGAATAGTCAGAAGGAAGTGATGTTTCTCGGGGAGGTCGAAGAAATTGTAGAAGCAATGAGTGTGATGGAGTTTCAAAAGATCATGGTCCCTTTGTTCTTGCGGATTGCTTGTTGTGTCACCAGTTCCCACTTTCAG GTTTCTGAAAGAGCTTTATTCTTGTGGAACAACGATCAAATTGTAAACTTGATTGGACATAACCGGCAAGCCATCCTACCAATCATGTTCACTGCTTTAGAAAAGAATGCTCAGAACCACTGGAACCAATCCGTGCTAAACTTAACCTTAAACGTACGAAAAATGTTCTGCGAAATGGACGAGGCTCTGTTCATGTCTTGCCACGCCCGCTTTAAGGAGGACGAAGCAAAGCAATGTTCTGCTGCGGAAAAGAGGAAAGAAGTATGGGCAAGGCTAGAGAATGCAGCAAGTATGAAGCCGATAACAGGAAAGACTGCTGTTCTGGTAACTCCTCGAGCAACCTCCATCGCCTGCTAA
- a CDS encoding SPOC domain / Transcription elongation factor S-II protein, with protein sequence MSSNMGTELIDLETVKADSDAFGETNLMELVGSNDPPSLQHISVSEIEQEPMEISVSGPLSFQFEPEAVSFQSSMLVDTQSLMPQLQLPYSVERSVAACSNSVTGKRKSPPESTLSGSATSEKLDASNKRVEPVHHRPWLEQFYSECIQRGHMPPPATLSTKTEHLPTPAKKVRQMEPASQKSGKQVMNKKQAGLSQGSVKTLNDGNESLRSKMKESLAAALALVHEHEESPKEKKNSETEEASVPVADSNEPASACGTSVTVGEDITPAMSTRDESFEQKNGNGRTLSQESSKDTKMNYVNQSDVQKTQFDEVFPCDDVRFSDSIFTGDELLQGNGLSWVLEPVSDFGENETQKSFEDPELLASKIELELFKLFGGVNKKYKEKGRSLLFNLKDKNNPELRESVMSGKISPERLCNMTAEELASKELSQWRQAKAEEMAEMVVLRDTDIDVRNLVRKTHKGEFQVEIDPVDSGTVDVSAEITSNSKPRAKAKSSKSSTKATLKKNDSNDKNIKSNQGTSSAVTLPPTEEIDPMQGLSMDDEMKDVGFLPPIVSLDEFMESLNSEPPFGSPHEHPPGKEDPASEKSDSKDGSHSKSPSRSPKQSPKEPSESVSSKTELEKTNVISPKPDAGDQLDGDVSKPENTSLVDSIKEDRIWDGILQLSSASVVSVTGIFKSGEKAKTSEWPTMVEVKGRVRLSAFGKFVKELPLSRSRVLMVMNVVCKNGISQSQRDSLIESLPLSFFLSQVAKSYVADQRVGYAEPTSGVELYLCPTLGETLDLLSKIISKDYLDEVKCSEDIGLIGVVVWRRAVVASPGSRHKPGFKRQHSSTGTKRSVLAPENQKSRSVSVTNPSVVNVESMRNHGLVGCDDDDEDMPPGFGPVAAKDDDDLPEFNFNSSSGPVTSSPRPPLQSRSLDQVRELILKYGNSTGSGSKRPWDGHDDDDDDDIPEWQPQLPPPPPDLSPQFHSGTMARPPAQRPVAGPPSGWKANQNAPRQQQYSARRNRGF encoded by the exons ATGTCCAGTAATATGGGAACAGAGCTTATTGATCTGGAGACTGTGAAAGCGGATTCAGATGCTTTTGGAGAAACGAATTTGATGGAGTTAGTTGGATCAAATGATCCTCCTTCTCTTCAGCATATCTCAGTTTCAGAGATTGAGCAAGAGCCTATGGAAATATCTGTCTCTGGTCCTTTGTCATTCCAATTTGAGCCAGAGGCTGTCTCTTTTCAATCATCTATGTTGGTTGATACTCAGTCTTTGATGCCTCAGTTGCAACTTCCATATTCTGTAGAGAGGTCAGTAGCTGCATGTAGTAACTCAGTGACAGGGAAGCGGAAATCGCCACCAGAGTCTACTCTCAGTGGTTCTGCTACTTCCGAGAAGTTAGATGCATCTAACAAGCGAGTAGAGCCAGTGCACCACAGACCATGGCTAGAACAATTTTATTCAGAATGTATTCAGCGGGGTCATATGCCACCACCTGCTACTCTTTCTACCAAGACAGAACATCTACCAACGCCTGCTAAGAAAGTAAGGCAAATGGAACCTGCTTCCCAAAAATCTGGGAAGCAAGTGATGAACAAGAAACAAGCAGGCTTGTCACAAGGGTCGGTGAAAACACTGAATGATGGTAACGAGTCTTTGAGGTCTAAAATGAAGGAATCATTAGCAGCTGCCTTGGCTTTGGTTCACGAGCATGAGGAGTCTccgaaagagaaaaagaattcAGAAACTGAAGAAGCAAGTGTTCCAGTAGCTGATAGTAATGAGCCTGCGTCAGCCTGTGGTACCAGTGTTACAGTAGGTGAAGACATCACGCCAGCAATGTCCACAAGGGATGAAAGTTTTGAGCAGAAGAACGGCAATGGAAGAACTTTGTCGCAAGAGAGTTCCAAGGACACCAAGATGAATTATGTTAATCAATCTGATGTACAGAAAACTCAATTTGACGAGGTTTTCCCCTGTGATGATGTTCGTTTTAGTGATAGTATTTTTACTGGCGATGAACTTTTACAGGGTAATGGCCTCTCATGGGTTTTGGAACCTGTTTCAGATTTTGGGGAGAATGAAACTCAAAAGTCGTTTGAGGATCCAGAGCTCTTGGCATCTAAAATTGAGTTGGAACTTTTTAAGCTATTTGGAGGTGTGAACAAGAAGTACAAAGAGAAGGGAAGGTCTCTCTTATTCAATTTGAAGGATAAGAACAATCCTGAGCTAAGAGAAAGTGTCATGTCCGGAAAGATATCTCCAGAGAGATTATGTAATATGACAGCTGAGGAACTTGCTTCTAAGGAGCTTTCTCAGTGGCGACAAGCAAAAGCAGAAGAGATGGCGGAGATGGTTGTCCTACGGGACACAGACATTGATGTCAGAAATCTGGTGAGGAAAACGCATAAAGGTGAGTTCCAGGTAGAAATTGATCCCGTTGACAGTGGGACAGTGGATGTCTCTGCTGAGATTACATCAAATAGTAAACCTCGAGCCAAAGCAAAATCCTCGAAATCATCTACCAAAGCcactttaaagaaaaatgactCTAATGATAAGAACATAAAATCCAACCAGGGAACATCATCTGCTGTGACTCTGCCCCCAACAGAGGAGATTGATCCGATGCAAGGTCTGTCAATGGATGATGAGATGAAGGATGTGGGATTTCTTCCTCCAATTGTATCCCTTGATGAGTTCATGGAATCCCTGAACTCAGAACCTCCATTTGGCAGTCCACATGAACATCCTCCTGGAAAGGAAGATCCTGCATCTGAGAAGAGTGACTCTAAAGATGGGTCACATTCAAAATCACCTTCAAGATCTCCTAAGCAGTCTCCAAAGGAACCGAGTGAGAGCGTCTCTTCTAAAACAGAACTCGAAAAGACTAATGTAATTTCCCCAAAACCTGATGCTGGTGACCAACTCGACGGTGATGTCTCCAAACCTGAAAATACATCTTTGGTTGATAGCATTAAAGAGGATCGAATATGGGATGGTATATTGCAGCTTAGTTCCGCTTCAGTTGTCTCAGTCACTGGAATTTTCAAGAG TGGTGAGAAAGCAAAGACAAGCGAGTGGCCAACAATGGTGGAGGTAAAGGGTAGAGTGAGACTCAGTGCGTTTGGGAAGTTTGTAAAAGAGCTTCCGTTGTCTCGAAGCCGTGTCTTAATG GTAATGAACGTGGTTTGCAAGAATGGTATCTCTCAGAGCCAACGTGATAGCCTAATTGAG TCTTTGCCTTTGTCCTTTTTCTTGAGTCAGGTTGCTAAGTCATACGTAGCTGACCAAAGAGTTGGTTACGCAGAACCAACCTCGGGCGTTGAGCTTTACCTCTGTCCAACACTGGGTGAAACCTTGGATTTGTTGAGCAAAATCATCTCCAAGGATTATCTTGATGAGGTCAAGTGTTCAGAAGATATCGGGTTGATTGGTGTTGTTGTGTGGAGGCGTGCAGTTGTCGCGTCTCCTGGCTCACGCCATAAGCCGGGATTCAAACGTCAGCATTCTTCTACAGGCACTAAGAGGTCTGTATTGGCTCCAGAAAACCAAAAGTCTAGAAGTGTGAGTGTTACGAATCCTTCTGTTGTAAATGTTGAATCCATGAGGAATCATGGTTTGGTTggttgtgatgatgatgatgaagacatgCCTCCTGGATTTGGTCCTGTAGCTGCGAAAGATGACGATGATTTACCGGAATTTAACTTTAATTCCTCCAGTGGACCGGTTACTTCTTCTCCTCGACCACCGTTGCAGTCCCGGTCTTTGGATCAAGTAAGG
- a CDS encoding SPOC domain / Transcription elongation factor S-II protein (SPOC domain / Transcription elongation factor S-II protein; INVOLVED IN: transcription; EXPRESSED IN: 24 plant structures; EXPRESSED DURING: 13 growth stages; CONTAINS InterPro DOMAIN/s: Spen paralogue and orthologue SPOC, C-terminal (InterPro:IPR012921), Transcription elongation factor S-II, central domain (InterPro:IPR003618); BEST Arabidopsis thaliana protein match is: SPOC domain / Transcription elongation factor S-II protein (TAIR:AT5G11430.1); Has 35333 Blast hits to 34131 proteins in 2444 species: Archae - 798; Bacteria - 22429; Metazoa - 974; Fungi - 991; Plants - 531; Viruses - 0; Other Eukaryotes - 9610 (source: NCBI BLink).), with the protein MSSNMGTELIDLETVKADSDAFGETNLMELVGSNDPPSLQHISVSEIEQEPMEISVSGPLSFQFEPEAVSFQSSMLVDTQSLMPQLQLPYSVERSVAACSNSVTGKRKSPPESTLSGSATSEKLDASNKRVEPVHHRPWLEQFYSECIQRGHMPPPATLSTKTEHLPTPAKKVRQMEPASQKSGKQVMNKKQAGLSQGSVKTLNDGNESLRSKMKESLAAALALVHEHEESPKEKKNSETEEASVPVADSNEPASACGTSVTVGEDITPAMSTRDESFEQKNGNGRTLSQESSKDTKMNYVNQSDVQKTQFDEVFPCDDVRFSDSIFTGDELLQGNGLSWVLEPVSDFGENETQKSFEDPELLASKIELELFKLFGGVNKKYKEKGRSLLFNLKDKNNPELRESVMSGKISPERLCNMTAEELASKELSQWRQAKAEEMAEMVVLRDTDIDVRNLVRKTHKGEFQVEIDPVDSGTVDVSAEITSNSKPRAKAKSSKSSTKATLKKNDSNDKNIKSNQGTSSAVTLPPTEEIDPMQGLSMDDEMKDVGFLPPIVSLDEFMESLNSEPPFGSPHEHPPGKEDPASEKSDSKDGSHSKSPSRSPKQSPKEPSESVSSKTELEKTNVISPKPDAGDQLDGDVSKPENTSLVDSIKEDRIWDGILQLSSASVVSVTGIFKSGEKAKTSEWPTMVEVKGRVRLSAFGKFVKELPLSRSRVLMVMNVVCKNGISQSQRDSLIEVAKSYVADQRVGYAEPTSGVELYLCPTLGETLDLLSKIISKDYLDEVKCSEDIGLIGVVVWRRAVVASPGSRHKPGFKRQHSSTGTKRSVLAPENQKSRSVSVTNPSVVNVESMRNHGLVGCDDDDEDMPPGFGPVAAKDDDDLPEFNFNSSSGPVTSSPRPPLQSRSLDQVRELILKYGNSTGSGSKRPWDGHDDDDDDDIPEWQPQLPPPPPDLSPQFHSGTMARPPAQRPVAGPPSGWKANQNAPRQQQYSARRNRGF; encoded by the exons ATGTCCAGTAATATGGGAACAGAGCTTATTGATCTGGAGACTGTGAAAGCGGATTCAGATGCTTTTGGAGAAACGAATTTGATGGAGTTAGTTGGATCAAATGATCCTCCTTCTCTTCAGCATATCTCAGTTTCAGAGATTGAGCAAGAGCCTATGGAAATATCTGTCTCTGGTCCTTTGTCATTCCAATTTGAGCCAGAGGCTGTCTCTTTTCAATCATCTATGTTGGTTGATACTCAGTCTTTGATGCCTCAGTTGCAACTTCCATATTCTGTAGAGAGGTCAGTAGCTGCATGTAGTAACTCAGTGACAGGGAAGCGGAAATCGCCACCAGAGTCTACTCTCAGTGGTTCTGCTACTTCCGAGAAGTTAGATGCATCTAACAAGCGAGTAGAGCCAGTGCACCACAGACCATGGCTAGAACAATTTTATTCAGAATGTATTCAGCGGGGTCATATGCCACCACCTGCTACTCTTTCTACCAAGACAGAACATCTACCAACGCCTGCTAAGAAAGTAAGGCAAATGGAACCTGCTTCCCAAAAATCTGGGAAGCAAGTGATGAACAAGAAACAAGCAGGCTTGTCACAAGGGTCGGTGAAAACACTGAATGATGGTAACGAGTCTTTGAGGTCTAAAATGAAGGAATCATTAGCAGCTGCCTTGGCTTTGGTTCACGAGCATGAGGAGTCTccgaaagagaaaaagaattcAGAAACTGAAGAAGCAAGTGTTCCAGTAGCTGATAGTAATGAGCCTGCGTCAGCCTGTGGTACCAGTGTTACAGTAGGTGAAGACATCACGCCAGCAATGTCCACAAGGGATGAAAGTTTTGAGCAGAAGAACGGCAATGGAAGAACTTTGTCGCAAGAGAGTTCCAAGGACACCAAGATGAATTATGTTAATCAATCTGATGTACAGAAAACTCAATTTGACGAGGTTTTCCCCTGTGATGATGTTCGTTTTAGTGATAGTATTTTTACTGGCGATGAACTTTTACAGGGTAATGGCCTCTCATGGGTTTTGGAACCTGTTTCAGATTTTGGGGAGAATGAAACTCAAAAGTCGTTTGAGGATCCAGAGCTCTTGGCATCTAAAATTGAGTTGGAACTTTTTAAGCTATTTGGAGGTGTGAACAAGAAGTACAAAGAGAAGGGAAGGTCTCTCTTATTCAATTTGAAGGATAAGAACAATCCTGAGCTAAGAGAAAGTGTCATGTCCGGAAAGATATCTCCAGAGAGATTATGTAATATGACAGCTGAGGAACTTGCTTCTAAGGAGCTTTCTCAGTGGCGACAAGCAAAAGCAGAAGAGATGGCGGAGATGGTTGTCCTACGGGACACAGACATTGATGTCAGAAATCTGGTGAGGAAAACGCATAAAGGTGAGTTCCAGGTAGAAATTGATCCCGTTGACAGTGGGACAGTGGATGTCTCTGCTGAGATTACATCAAATAGTAAACCTCGAGCCAAAGCAAAATCCTCGAAATCATCTACCAAAGCcactttaaagaaaaatgactCTAATGATAAGAACATAAAATCCAACCAGGGAACATCATCTGCTGTGACTCTGCCCCCAACAGAGGAGATTGATCCGATGCAAGGTCTGTCAATGGATGATGAGATGAAGGATGTGGGATTTCTTCCTCCAATTGTATCCCTTGATGAGTTCATGGAATCCCTGAACTCAGAACCTCCATTTGGCAGTCCACATGAACATCCTCCTGGAAAGGAAGATCCTGCATCTGAGAAGAGTGACTCTAAAGATGGGTCACATTCAAAATCACCTTCAAGATCTCCTAAGCAGTCTCCAAAGGAACCGAGTGAGAGCGTCTCTTCTAAAACAGAACTCGAAAAGACTAATGTAATTTCCCCAAAACCTGATGCTGGTGACCAACTCGACGGTGATGTCTCCAAACCTGAAAATACATCTTTGGTTGATAGCATTAAAGAGGATCGAATATGGGATGGTATATTGCAGCTTAGTTCCGCTTCAGTTGTCTCAGTCACTGGAATTTTCAAGAG TGGTGAGAAAGCAAAGACAAGCGAGTGGCCAACAATGGTGGAGGTAAAGGGTAGAGTGAGACTCAGTGCGTTTGGGAAGTTTGTAAAAGAGCTTCCGTTGTCTCGAAGCCGTGTCTTAATG GTAATGAACGTGGTTTGCAAGAATGGTATCTCTCAGAGCCAACGTGATAGCCTAATTGAG GTTGCTAAGTCATACGTAGCTGACCAAAGAGTTGGTTACGCAGAACCAACCTCGGGCGTTGAGCTTTACCTCTGTCCAACACTGGGTGAAACCTTGGATTTGTTGAGCAAAATCATCTCCAAGGATTATCTTGATGAGGTCAAGTGTTCAGAAGATATCGGGTTGATTGGTGTTGTTGTGTGGAGGCGTGCAGTTGTCGCGTCTCCTGGCTCACGCCATAAGCCGGGATTCAAACGTCAGCATTCTTCTACAGGCACTAAGAGGTCTGTATTGGCTCCAGAAAACCAAAAGTCTAGAAGTGTGAGTGTTACGAATCCTTCTGTTGTAAATGTTGAATCCATGAGGAATCATGGTTTGGTTggttgtgatgatgatgatgaagacatgCCTCCTGGATTTGGTCCTGTAGCTGCGAAAGATGACGATGATTTACCGGAATTTAACTTTAATTCCTCCAGTGGACCGGTTACTTCTTCTCCTCGACCACCGTTGCAGTCCCGGTCTTTGGATCAAGTAAGG